In Flavobacterium sp. N1736, the following are encoded in one genomic region:
- a CDS encoding DNA-deoxyinosine glycosylase: MKSFSFAPITSNNANILILGTMPGTKSLELNQYYGHKQNNFWKFMFAILNENFSEDYETKKALLQKNKIALWDVLQFCDRIGSLDSAIKNEIANDFETYLENHPNIKTILFNGQKAAAFFKKYVHLKKEYQLITLPSSSPANASQTFQTKLEEWKIIETLI, encoded by the coding sequence ATGAAAAGTTTTTCTTTTGCCCCAATAACGTCCAACAACGCTAACATTTTGATTCTAGGCACAATGCCCGGCACAAAATCATTAGAACTCAATCAATATTATGGACACAAACAAAACAATTTCTGGAAATTTATGTTTGCCATTTTAAATGAAAATTTCTCTGAAGATTATGAAACCAAAAAAGCGCTTTTGCAAAAAAATAAAATTGCCCTTTGGGATGTTTTGCAATTTTGCGATCGCATAGGAAGTTTAGACAGCGCTATAAAAAATGAAATTGCAAATGATTTTGAAACCTATCTCGAAAATCATCCAAACATTAAAACCATACTTTTTAACGGACAAAAAGCTGCAGCATTTTTTAAAAAATATGTTCATTTAAAAAAAGAATATCAATTAATCACATTACCATCGTCAAGTCCGGCAAATGCAAGCCAAACATTTCAAACAAAATTAGAAGAATGGAAAATTATCGAAACCCTGATTTGA
- a CDS encoding AsmA-like C-terminal region-containing protein → MLGITIASILLLLFLIPLLFPGKVASEVKKVANERLDTKMDFSKSRLSFFTHFPSLTVSLDNLSLTGSAPFRNDTLLKAEQVAFGINLKRLIFDNEVKINKLYVSKALINVMVNQKGEANYNIYKAPEKDKNKTDDPEEGTAIRLERIDLEDCHVKYNDRSAKILVDAKGFNYVGKGNLSEDIFDLNTDAKIDNIDFYYNRTAYLRRKELRADLITRINTHALSFILQKNELKINKLPLTFTGLFTILRDGYKINIKAASQNTTVKDLFSVMPPEYLTWLEETEISGKSDLLLSFRGNYNVAKNQKPDLAFNLKIKEGAINYQNAPAPLTDFEMDLNTVLPSLDVEKLLINLRTLKFKVGEKDYFTAYLHSKGFNEMTVNASVKGALDLATVDAALGLNTVDLKGILKTNIQARGVFSTSKKLFPKTIGGISLRNGSLKTDAYPNPITDITFIANVLNKAGTFQDLIVAVAPASFVFEGNPMYVNATLSDFTDLAYNAKIKGELNVGRIYKVFSRKGVDLTGWAKADLSLKGKQSYATTGQYNKLDNRGTIILKNIKATSELFPKAFYIKQGNFRFQNEKMWFEKFDAFYGKSDFAINGYLLNTINYFLESHGTLSGDFNLKSKLINVDEFMALKKGENTDRNLEVEYAKEDHPKMSGVVIVPKNLNVGLNANVDKVEYNGLVLNKLTGKVGITKAGFYLENANFNIIDCILGINATYKDESPTSAHFDAHFTAKDFSVQRAYKEIPMFHEMVTAAEKAQGIVSVDYTVKGDLNGNMGPIYESLEGGGTLNLRDVQVKGLKLFDGISSQTGQEGLNNPDMKGIEITSTIDNNLIHIDPFTFSVASFKPTIKGTTSFDGLLDLRMRLGLPPFGLVGFPIVITGTHEDPKIKIFSKTGQKINDAVYDEKNNKVIREEKVSKKTKKQK, encoded by the coding sequence GTGTTAGGGATAACAATAGCATCTATTTTGCTGTTGTTATTTCTCATTCCACTATTATTTCCCGGAAAAGTTGCCTCAGAAGTAAAAAAAGTAGCCAACGAAAGATTAGATACAAAAATGGATTTTTCTAAATCGAGACTTTCATTTTTTACTCATTTTCCGTCGCTAACCGTTTCGCTTGACAATTTATCGCTTACAGGTTCTGCGCCTTTTAGAAACGATACTTTGCTAAAAGCAGAACAGGTTGCGTTTGGTATCAACCTAAAAAGACTGATTTTTGACAACGAAGTAAAAATTAATAAATTATATGTTTCAAAAGCATTAATAAATGTAATGGTAAACCAAAAAGGAGAAGCCAATTACAACATTTATAAAGCTCCCGAAAAAGATAAAAACAAAACCGATGATCCTGAAGAAGGAACTGCGATTAGGTTAGAACGTATTGATCTTGAAGATTGTCATGTAAAATATAACGACAGATCTGCCAAAATTCTCGTTGATGCAAAAGGTTTTAATTATGTTGGAAAAGGAAATCTAAGCGAAGATATTTTTGACTTAAATACCGATGCCAAAATTGACAACATCGATTTTTATTACAACCGAACTGCGTATTTGAGAAGGAAAGAATTACGTGCCGATTTAATTACCAGAATCAATACACACGCACTTTCGTTTATTCTGCAAAAAAATGAATTAAAAATCAACAAATTGCCTTTAACATTTACAGGTTTATTTACGATTTTAAGAGACGGATATAAAATCAATATCAAAGCTGCATCACAAAATACAACCGTAAAAGATTTGTTTTCTGTTATGCCTCCGGAATATTTAACGTGGCTGGAAGAAACCGAAATTTCAGGAAAAAGTGATTTGCTTTTATCTTTTAGAGGGAATTATAATGTAGCTAAAAATCAAAAACCAGATTTGGCTTTTAACTTAAAAATCAAGGAGGGCGCCATAAATTATCAAAATGCGCCCGCGCCGTTAACTGATTTTGAGATGGATTTAAATACCGTTTTACCTTCACTTGATGTCGAAAAACTATTAATAAATCTTCGAACATTAAAATTTAAAGTAGGCGAAAAAGATTATTTCACCGCTTATCTGCACAGTAAAGGATTTAACGAAATGACGGTTAATGCAAGCGTAAAAGGCGCTTTGGATCTTGCCACTGTTGATGCCGCTTTGGGTTTGAATACTGTTGATTTAAAAGGAATTTTAAAAACAAATATACAGGCAAGAGGTGTTTTTAGTACATCAAAAAAACTGTTTCCGAAAACTATTGGCGGAATTTCATTGCGAAATGGTTCTCTAAAAACAGACGCCTATCCCAACCCAATTACCGATATTACTTTTATTGCCAATGTGCTTAATAAAGCCGGAACATTTCAGGATTTGATTGTCGCTGTTGCGCCCGCATCTTTTGTTTTTGAAGGAAATCCGATGTATGTAAACGCAACACTTTCAGATTTTACGGATCTGGCTTACAATGCAAAAATTAAAGGCGAATTGAATGTTGGACGCATCTATAAAGTTTTTTCCCGAAAAGGGGTTGACCTTACCGGCTGGGCAAAAGCTGATCTTTCATTAAAAGGAAAACAAAGTTATGCCACAACCGGACAATACAATAAACTGGATAATCGCGGCACTATTATTCTGAAAAATATAAAAGCAACTTCAGAACTTTTTCCGAAAGCATTTTATATCAAACAGGGAAATTTCCGTTTTCAGAATGAGAAAATGTGGTTTGAAAAATTCGATGCTTTCTACGGAAAATCAGATTTTGCCATTAACGGATATTTGCTGAATACGATTAATTACTTTCTGGAATCGCACGGAACTTTGAGCGGAGATTTCAACTTAAAATCAAAACTCATTAATGTTGATGAATTTATGGCGCTCAAAAAAGGCGAAAATACAGATCGAAACCTTGAAGTAGAATACGCCAAAGAAGATCATCCAAAAATGAGCGGCGTTGTTATTGTGCCAAAAAACCTAAATGTTGGTTTAAACGCAAATGTTGACAAAGTAGAATATAACGGACTTGTTTTAAATAAACTAACCGGAAAAGTGGGAATTACAAAAGCTGGTTTTTATCTCGAAAATGCCAATTTTAATATCATCGACTGTATTTTAGGAATCAATGCTACGTATAAAGACGAATCGCCAACATCTGCCCATTTTGATGCGCATTTTACAGCCAAAGATTTTAGCGTACAAAGAGCATACAAAGAAATTCCGATGTTTCATGAAATGGTTACAGCTGCCGAAAAAGCACAGGGAATTGTAAGCGTTGATTATACCGTAAAAGGTGATTTAAACGGAAATATGGGTCCAATTTATGAATCGCTTGAAGGTGGCGGAACTTTAAACCTGCGCGATGTACAAGTAAAAGGATTGAAATTGTTTGATGGCATTAGTTCTCAAACCGGACAAGAAGGCTTGAATAATCCCGATATGAAAGGTATTGAAATTACGTCAACCATTGATAATAACTTAATTCATATTGACCCTTTTACGTTTAGTGTCGCCAGTTTTAAACCTACTATAAAAGGGACAACAAGTTTTGATGGTTTATTGGATTTACGAATGCGATTAGGGCTTCCGCCTTTTGGTCTCGTAGGATTTCCAATTGTAATTACAGGAACACATGAAGATCCAAAAATTAAAATTTTCAGTAAAACCGGTCAAAAAATAAATGATGCGGTTTATGATGAGAAAAACAACAAAGTAATTCGGGAAGAAAAAGTCAGCAAAAAAACAAAAAAGCAAAAATAA
- a CDS encoding MlaD family protein, with protein sequence MDKQSGYTWKLGMFVTIGLLLFILAIYFIGKQKNLFGSTFNITSTFKTVSGLEVGNNVRFSGINIGTIEEIRLVNDSSVVVSMVIKDDVREFIKTDARASIGSDGLMGDKVLTISPGVKSTKPVENNGAIASVHGIEMNDIMKSVKKSVDNAGVITEELAIFSHSMNNGNGALARLVRDDKMANSVSNTLNNLESGTKGFSENMEAAKSNFLFKGYFKKKEKEKEKKQEEAQKAKEEKEKAKEEKKEEKKEAKEEKQKEEDAKKAEAQKTAEAEKAKK encoded by the coding sequence ATGGATAAGCAATCTGGATATACTTGGAAATTAGGAATGTTTGTAACAATTGGGTTATTGCTTTTTATATTGGCAATTTACTTCATCGGGAAACAAAAAAACCTGTTTGGTTCGACATTTAACATCACATCAACATTTAAAACCGTAAGCGGTTTAGAAGTTGGTAACAATGTTCGTTTTTCAGGAATAAATATCGGAACGATCGAAGAAATCAGGCTGGTAAACGATTCATCTGTAGTCGTAAGTATGGTTATTAAAGATGACGTTCGCGAATTTATCAAAACAGATGCCCGCGCCAGCATTGGTTCAGATGGTTTAATGGGCGATAAAGTATTGACAATTTCTCCGGGAGTAAAATCGACAAAACCGGTTGAAAACAACGGTGCAATTGCTTCTGTACACGGAATCGAGATGAACGACATCATGAAAAGCGTAAAAAAAAGTGTTGATAATGCAGGTGTAATTACGGAAGAACTGGCCATTTTTAGCCACAGCATGAACAACGGAAACGGAGCTTTGGCAAGATTGGTTCGTGATGATAAAATGGCAAACAGCGTTTCGAATACACTTAACAACTTAGAAAGCGGTACAAAAGGTTTCAGCGAAAATATGGAAGCTGCAAAAAGCAACTTCTTATTTAAAGGTTATTTCAAGAAAAAAGAAAAAGAGAAAGAGAAAAAACAGGAAGAAGCTCAAAAAGCTAAAGAAGAAAAAGAAAAAGCCAAAGAAGAAAAAAAAGAAGAAAAAAAAGAAGCTAAAGAAGAAAAACAAAAAGAAGAAGACGCCAAAAAAGCAGAAGCTCAAAAAACTGCCGAAGCCGAGAAAGCCAAAAAGTAA
- a CDS encoding helix-turn-helix domain-containing protein, protein MKIVTINTEKIENIFEELTLNVGGKVTFDLDEYTLEVNNSFAKGSIIGSSFNDDISYVQFDMTFSADVRMNILNLKSSPVYFAYCSKGNLSHSFGITGEERKLKTFQTAILSSKQDQEHVLFFEKDKKTKFTLIIVGTQITINQTHSLNEKVRETFFGENTVEDFFYLGSYNLRIAEKIEQLNAVTQNGIVRNLLKEGILRIILAMEIQQHTDDLIAATKDTNCLTLREMEEIKELSEAIKANPEEPFTIKSLSKKSGLSPNKLQEGFKMIHNRTVNDYITHMRVLKAEILIRTSDLNISEIVYCIGFTSRSYFSKIFKQKFNCSPKEYKFNLNPLAITA, encoded by the coding sequence ATGAAAATAGTTACTATTAATACAGAGAAAATCGAAAATATTTTTGAAGAGTTAACTTTAAACGTAGGCGGAAAGGTGACTTTTGATTTAGACGAGTATACATTAGAAGTCAATAATAGTTTTGCAAAAGGATCGATTATTGGTTCTTCATTCAACGATGATATTTCGTATGTACAATTTGATATGACTTTTTCTGCAGATGTTCGAATGAATATCTTAAACTTAAAATCGTCTCCAGTTTATTTTGCTTATTGTTCAAAAGGTAATTTATCACATAGTTTTGGAATTACGGGCGAGGAAAGAAAATTAAAAACATTTCAAACTGCCATTCTTTCATCAAAACAAGATCAGGAACATGTTTTGTTTTTTGAAAAAGATAAAAAAACGAAATTCACTTTGATTATTGTGGGAACTCAAATTACCATAAACCAAACGCATTCGCTAAACGAAAAGGTAAGAGAAACGTTTTTTGGAGAAAATACGGTGGAGGATTTCTTTTATTTAGGTTCGTATAATTTAAGAATTGCCGAAAAAATTGAACAATTAAATGCCGTTACTCAAAACGGAATCGTTCGTAATTTATTGAAAGAAGGTATTTTGAGAATTATTCTTGCAATGGAAATTCAACAGCATACAGATGATTTAATTGCTGCTACAAAAGATACAAATTGTTTGACTTTAAGAGAAATGGAAGAAATCAAAGAACTTTCTGAAGCTATAAAAGCCAATCCTGAAGAACCTTTTACCATTAAATCGTTAAGCAAAAAATCAGGTTTGTCACCAAACAAATTACAGGAAGGTTTTAAAATGATTCACAATCGTACGGTGAATGATTATATCACGCACATGCGAGTTTTAAAAGCCGAAATCCTTATTAGAACTTCTGACTTAAATATTTCTGAAATTGTGTACTGCATTGGCTTTACAAGCAGAAGTTACTTCTCTAAAATCTTCAAACAAAAATTCAATTGCAGTCCAAAAGAATATAAGTTTAATTTGAATCCTTTAGCGATTACAGCGTAG
- a CDS encoding ABC transporter ATP-binding protein: MIKEEKHIEKESKAKTKAPIIEIKNLHKTFGKNNKVLQGVNLTVNQGEDLVILGRSGSGKSVTIKCIVGLIEPDKGEIKVFDENVLNLKKSELNEIRVRIGFLFQSGALYDSMSVRENLAFTLKKHKRDITPEEVESEVIEALDNVGLSDAIDKMPSELSGGMQKRIGLARTLILKPEIILYDEPTTGLDTITSREISELILDIKHKRKTTSIIITHDMACAKLTADRIMVLKDGVIHAEGTYEELEKSEDEWVRSFFE; this comes from the coding sequence ATGATCAAGGAAGAAAAACATATAGAAAAAGAATCTAAGGCAAAAACTAAAGCTCCGATAATCGAGATTAAAAACCTGCACAAAACGTTTGGCAAAAACAACAAAGTTTTGCAGGGTGTAAACCTAACGGTAAATCAAGGCGAAGATTTAGTGATTTTAGGACGTTCCGGTTCCGGAAAATCGGTAACTATAAAATGCATTGTAGGTTTAATCGAACCGGATAAAGGCGAAATCAAGGTTTTTGACGAAAATGTTTTAAATCTTAAAAAAAGCGAACTGAATGAAATCAGAGTCAGAATAGGATTTTTATTTCAAAGCGGCGCTTTATACGATTCAATGTCCGTAAGAGAAAATTTAGCTTTTACCTTAAAAAAACACAAACGCGATATAACTCCGGAAGAAGTCGAAAGTGAAGTAATCGAAGCACTTGATAATGTAGGTTTAAGCGATGCCATAGACAAAATGCCATCTGAATTATCAGGCGGAATGCAAAAGAGAATTGGTCTTGCCAGAACTTTAATCTTAAAGCCTGAAATTATTTTATACGATGAACCAACAACAGGTTTAGATACGATAACATCGAGAGAAATCAGCGAGTTAATACTCGATATAAAACATAAACGCAAAACAACTTCGATTATTATTACACACGATATGGCTTGTGCCAAACTTACTGCAGACCGCATTATGGTTTTAAAAGATGGTGTAATACATGCCGAAGGAACTTACGAAGAACTGGAGAAAAGCGAAGACGAATGGGTACGCTCTTTTTTTGAATAA
- a CDS encoding MlaE family ABC transporter permease, producing MILTLKNTFEEVGNATLFAKQFFKEVFIPPYEAKQFLKQCYLIGYKSLPLVAITGFIMGLVLTLQSRPTLVKFGAESWLPGMVALSLIREIAPVITALICAGKISSGIGAELGSMKVTEQIDAMEVSAINPYNYLVVTRILACTLMVPILVFFADAIGIVGGYVGINIHGDVNFYRYLTQIVQSLEFLDVIPATIKTFFFGFFIGMIGCYKGFNASNGTESVGRAANSAVVTASLTIFIIDMVAVQITDLFF from the coding sequence TTGATACTCACTTTAAAAAATACATTCGAAGAAGTAGGAAATGCAACGTTGTTTGCAAAGCAGTTTTTTAAGGAAGTATTTATACCACCTTATGAGGCAAAACAGTTCTTGAAACAATGTTATCTGATTGGATATAAATCATTACCGCTCGTAGCCATTACAGGTTTTATTATGGGACTTGTACTTACGCTGCAATCACGACCTACGCTGGTAAAATTTGGTGCCGAATCCTGGTTACCCGGAATGGTCGCGCTTTCGCTAATACGAGAAATTGCTCCGGTAATTACAGCGTTAATATGTGCCGGAAAAATCTCTTCCGGAATAGGTGCAGAATTAGGCTCAATGAAGGTTACAGAACAAATTGATGCAATGGAAGTTTCAGCTATAAACCCGTATAATTATTTGGTTGTAACGCGCATTTTGGCGTGTACTTTAATGGTACCCATTTTAGTGTTTTTTGCAGATGCGATAGGTATAGTTGGTGGTTATGTGGGAATTAATATTCACGGCGATGTAAACTTTTACAGATATCTGACACAAATTGTTCAGTCGTTAGAATTTCTGGATGTAATTCCGGCTACGATAAAGACTTTTTTCTTCGGATTTTTTATTGGAATGATTGGATGTTATAAAGGATTCAACGCCTCAAACGGAACCGAAAGTGTTGGTAGAGCTGCAAACTCTGCCGTTGTTACAGCGTCCTTAACCATCTTTATTATCGATATGGTAGCCGTACAAATAACCGACTTATTTTTTTAA
- a CDS encoding DUF6526 family protein codes for MKIQTYSNHIRFYPWHHFVYYPVLIAFLAGSIYFACTTNDQLIWIFISVCFIFLFCLAFMLRQHYALILQNRIVRLELRYRYFTLTGKRLEEFEYKLNDDQIFALRFAPDDEILDLIDDTIKNNLSGNAIKKAIVHWKADYNRV; via the coding sequence ATGAAAATTCAAACATATTCAAACCATATTAGGTTTTATCCTTGGCATCATTTTGTCTATTACCCTGTTCTCATAGCATTTTTGGCAGGAAGTATTTATTTTGCCTGCACCACAAACGATCAATTAATCTGGATATTTATTAGCGTATGTTTCATCTTTTTGTTTTGCCTTGCCTTTATGTTACGCCAGCATTACGCCCTTATTTTACAAAACAGAATCGTTAGGCTCGAACTTCGCTACCGTTATTTTACACTCACCGGAAAACGTTTGGAAGAATTTGAATATAAATTAAACGACGATCAAATATTTGCCCTGCGTTTTGCTCCGGACGACGAAATTCTTGATTTAATCGACGATACCATAAAAAATAACCTTAGCGGAAACGCCATAAAAAAAGCAATCGTACACTGGAAAGCCGATTACAATCGAGTCTAA
- a CDS encoding NAD(P)/FAD-dependent oxidoreductase — protein MKLRSTETFWPLKHAMDVSYPSLDSDLTTEILIIGGGITGALMAYKLINDGRKVIIVDRRDMCNGSTAASTALLQYEIDVSLHDLIKLRGINCAVDSYRNGKKAIFDLRAIVDNIKSDCGFEFKKSIYFCSLKRDLPFLKTEFKCRKEHGFDVSWLEKWDLEKMGLNAVAAIESKTAAVMDPFKLANDLLDYCQEKGMQIFDRTNITSIQNQKGKIIAHTEDKFTITADHVINCTGYESTETLTEKVVDLKSTYVIVSESIPELPKAFKNAIFWDTSNPYIYFRSTPDNRIIMGGGDEEFKDPKKRDKLLPKKEQYLLKKFQRKFQKIKFKIDYSWAGTFGETKDGLPYFGKPDPEKNEHYVLGFGGNGITFSVIAMNSILDSINNKKNQDLEYYKFGR, from the coding sequence ATGAAGTTACGCTCAACAGAAACTTTCTGGCCACTAAAACATGCAATGGATGTAAGTTATCCATCACTGGATTCAGATTTAACAACCGAAATTTTAATTATTGGCGGCGGAATCACCGGAGCACTAATGGCGTACAAGCTTATTAACGACGGAAGAAAAGTTATAATTGTAGACCGCCGTGATATGTGTAACGGAAGCACCGCCGCAAGTACCGCTTTACTTCAATATGAAATTGATGTATCGCTTCACGATCTAATAAAACTAAGAGGTATAAATTGCGCTGTAGACAGTTATAGAAATGGCAAAAAAGCCATTTTTGACTTACGCGCCATAGTCGATAATATTAAAAGCGATTGCGGATTTGAGTTTAAAAAGAGCATTTATTTTTGCTCTTTAAAAAGAGATCTTCCTTTTTTAAAAACAGAATTTAAATGCCGAAAAGAGCATGGTTTTGATGTAAGCTGGCTCGAAAAATGGGATTTAGAAAAAATGGGATTAAATGCCGTTGCAGCCATAGAATCTAAAACCGCTGCCGTTATGGATCCGTTTAAACTCGCCAATGATTTACTGGATTATTGTCAGGAAAAAGGAATGCAGATTTTTGATCGCACCAATATTACTTCAATCCAAAATCAGAAAGGAAAAATCATCGCGCATACCGAAGATAAATTTACCATCACCGCCGATCATGTTATAAACTGTACCGGTTATGAAAGTACCGAAACACTGACAGAGAAAGTGGTCGATCTAAAAAGTACGTATGTAATTGTATCCGAAAGTATTCCTGAATTGCCAAAAGCGTTCAAGAATGCTATTTTTTGGGATACTTCAAATCCGTACATCTATTTTAGATCTACTCCGGATAACAGAATTATTATGGGCGGTGGCGACGAAGAGTTTAAAGACCCGAAAAAAAGAGATAAACTATTGCCTAAAAAAGAGCAATATCTACTAAAGAAATTCCAAAGAAAATTTCAAAAAATAAAATTCAAAATCGACTATTCCTGGGCGGGAACTTTTGGAGAAACAAAAGACGGACTTCCCTATTTTGGTAAACCCGATCCCGAAAAAAATGAACACTACGTTTTAGGTTTTGGAGGCAACGGAATTACCTTTAGCGTTATTGCCATGAATTCAATTCTGGATTCTATCAATAATAAAAAGAATCAGGATTTGGAGTATTATAAGTTTGGTCGATAA
- a CDS encoding low affinity iron permease family protein: MKTKKKNSTSTFEKFASKVSKAAGSTTAFISAFLIVVVWAVCGPIFNYSETWQLVINTGTTIITFLMVFLIQKAQNKDSLAIQLKLNELVASNEYSSNSLVDIESMTEEEMIIVQKYYHRLSELSKKDESIRTSHSIGEAQDQHERKDKNRSQMRTKNSTKK, translated from the coding sequence ATGAAAACTAAAAAAAAGAATAGTACCAGTACATTCGAAAAATTTGCCTCGAAAGTTTCAAAAGCCGCCGGAAGCACAACAGCTTTTATAAGCGCCTTTTTAATTGTGGTGGTTTGGGCAGTTTGTGGTCCAATTTTTAACTATTCAGAAACCTGGCAATTGGTAATCAATACCGGAACGACGATTATTACCTTTTTGATGGTTTTTTTAATTCAGAAAGCTCAAAATAAAGACTCACTTGCCATACAATTGAAATTAAATGAATTAGTTGCTTCAAACGAATATTCGAGCAATAGTCTGGTTGATATTGAAAGCATGACGGAAGAAGAAATGATTATTGTTCAAAAATATTACCACAGACTAAGCGAACTGTCTAAAAAAGATGAAAGCATCAGAACCTCGCATTCTATTGGCGAAGCTCAGGATCAACACGAACGCAAGGATAAAAACAGAAGTCAAATGCGCACTAAAAACAGTACCAAAAAATGA
- a CDS encoding bifunctional helix-turn-helix transcriptional regulator/GNAT family N-acetyltransferase — MDFFNKVGKVALGSRLRLMTAIITDDAAKVYELYGVDFLPKWFPVFYTLTEEREITITEIANEIGHSQPSVSKIVQEMIAAGLVQDNNLKTTDKRRNIVALTDQGLILSQKIKLQCIDVEAAVESLISESNHNLWAALEEWEFLLEQKSLFKRVNEQKKIRESQDVQIVDYTPEYQEAFKALNVEWISTYFEMEEADYKALDNPKEYILDKGGKILVALYQNEPVGVCALIKMNHETYDFEMAKMAVSPKAQGKSIGWLLGEAIVKKAKELGASKLYLESNTILKPAINLYHKLGFEKVSGLPTPYKRCNIQMELVIK, encoded by the coding sequence ATGGATTTTTTTAATAAAGTTGGCAAAGTGGCTTTAGGAAGTCGGTTGCGTTTGATGACAGCAATAATAACAGATGATGCTGCAAAAGTGTACGAATTGTACGGTGTAGATTTTTTGCCGAAATGGTTTCCGGTTTTTTACACGCTTACAGAGGAACGAGAAATTACGATTACTGAAATCGCAAATGAAATTGGACATTCGCAGCCTTCAGTAAGTAAAATTGTTCAGGAAATGATTGCTGCCGGACTTGTGCAGGATAATAACCTGAAAACTACCGATAAACGCAGAAACATCGTAGCTTTGACGGATCAGGGATTAATTCTGTCTCAGAAAATTAAATTGCAATGTATTGATGTTGAAGCAGCTGTAGAATCTCTAATTTCTGAATCAAATCATAATTTATGGGCTGCTCTTGAAGAATGGGAATTTTTACTGGAGCAAAAATCACTATTTAAAAGGGTGAATGAACAGAAAAAAATACGTGAAAGCCAAGATGTTCAAATTGTAGATTATACACCTGAATATCAGGAAGCTTTTAAGGCTTTAAATGTAGAATGGATATCAACCTATTTTGAAATGGAAGAAGCAGATTATAAAGCTTTGGATAATCCGAAGGAATATATTTTGGATAAAGGCGGAAAAATTCTGGTTGCTTTATATCAAAATGAACCCGTTGGTGTTTGCGCTCTCATTAAAATGAATCATGAAACGTATGATTTTGAAATGGCAAAAATGGCGGTTTCTCCAAAAGCGCAGGGAAAAAGTATTGGCTGGCTTCTTGGCGAGGCAATCGTAAAAAAAGCGAAAGAACTGGGCGCTTCAAAGTTATATCTGGAAAGCAATACAATCCTTAAACCCGCAATTAATTTGTATCATAAATTAGGTTTCGAGAAAGTTTCTGGTTTGCCAACACCTTATAAACGTTGTAATATTCAGATGGAGTTAGTTATTAAGTAA